The following are from one region of the Cataglyphis hispanica isolate Lineage 1 chromosome 16, ULB_Chis1_1.0, whole genome shotgun sequence genome:
- the LOC126855476 gene encoding RNA-binding protein pno1: MANLTKKRHADDNIMEVQTINGIQGKIKQHTAKKRVKNVQGEEQRKISVPAHRYSPLKENWLKISAPIVEHLKLQVRFNLKTRNVEIKTAPETPDIAHLQKAADFVKAFIYGFEVEDALALLRLDDLFVESFEIQDVRQQIKGDHQSRAIGRLAGKGGRTKFTIENVTKTRIVLADAKIHILGSFQNIQLARRAICNLILGSPPSKVYGQLRNIASKISKQY; this comes from the exons GTACAGACAATTAATGGTAtacaaggaaaaataaagcagCATACAGCTaaaaaaagagttaaaaaTGTACAAGGAGAAGAacaaagaaaa ATATCAGTACCAGCACATAGATATTCACCTCTAAAGGAAAATTGGTTGAAAATATCTGCACCCATTGttgaacatttaaaattacaagttCGTTTCAATTTGAAAACCAGAAATGTTGAAATTAAAACAGCACCAGAAACTCCTGATATTGCGCATCTCCAAAAAGCAGCTGATTTTGTGAAAGCATTTATTTATGGATTTGAAGTGGAGGATGCTTTGGCTTTATTACGTCTGGATGATCTTTTCGTGGAATCGTTTGAAATACAAGATGTTAGACAACAAATAAAAGGTGATCATCAATCTAGAGCGATTGGTAGATTGGCAGGTAAAGGAGGAAGGACAAAATTTACTATTGAAAATGTAACAAAGACAAGAATTGTGCTAGCAGATGCTAAGATACACATACTTGGTTCTTTTCAAAACATACAGTTAGCTCGTAGAGcaatatgcaatttaattttaggtaGTCCACCTTCTAAAGTATATGGACAACTGAGAAATATAGCTAGTAAGATTTCAAAACAATATTGA